In one Chitinophaga sancti genomic region, the following are encoded:
- a CDS encoding GNAT family N-acetyltransferase, protein MQAFSIRLAGEKDFPAIFLLIREFASFQQSSDKVSITPAQMAADKDLFQAFVAESNGVIVGFATFFWSYYSWSGKALYLDDLYLQPGYRKQGIGKALLQTLIELARSRNCKKVRWQVSNWNRNAIEFYQKMGAVVDDVEINCDLVLH, encoded by the coding sequence ATGCAAGCATTTTCTATCCGGCTCGCAGGGGAGAAAGATTTTCCCGCTATATTTTTGTTAATCCGCGAGTTCGCCTCGTTTCAGCAATCATCAGATAAAGTGAGTATTACGCCTGCCCAGATGGCGGCTGACAAAGACCTGTTCCAGGCATTTGTTGCAGAGTCCAATGGTGTCATTGTCGGGTTTGCCACTTTCTTCTGGTCTTATTATTCATGGAGTGGCAAGGCCCTTTACCTGGATGACCTGTACCTGCAACCAGGCTATAGGAAGCAAGGTATAGGCAAGGCATTGCTACAGACATTGATAGAACTGGCCCGATCCCGGAATTGTAAAAAGGTCAGGTGGCAGGTATCTAACTGGAACAGGAATGCCATTGAGTTTTACCAGAAAATGGGAGCTGTGGTAGATGATGTGGAGATTAATTGTGATTTAGTATTGCATTAG